The proteins below are encoded in one region of Hordeum vulgare subsp. vulgare chromosome 3H, MorexV3_pseudomolecules_assembly, whole genome shotgun sequence:
- the LOC123440155 gene encoding sinapine esterase-like, producing the protein MAVASPLPLQIFVAALLALSLSTTASSSPAPVNRSSCYKRLFSFGDSLTDTGNYIIHYSTASGPVLALPYGETFFGRPSGRWSDGRLIVDFIVERLGFQYWPAYLQVSTRKLPAEEFRYGANFAVAAATALSQDFFLKKNLSVDLLTPSPIPPYSLGVQIGWFKKVLAMVASTDQERKELMASSLFLVGEIGLNDYNHPFLQNKTLEWVRPLVPQVIRSIAMSIEALIELGAKTMYVPGIFPLGCTPLYLFLFPDDDRDHATGCLQRLNDLILVHNHMLEAKLEKLRRDHPSVSITYVDSYDNVLGLITAPTQNGFGKETVLEACYPVFISGSAAVPCPDPSRHVNFDGLHMTEAVYKLMARGMLDGPFAAPPIMSTCNHNC; encoded by the exons ATGGCGGTGGCGTCGCCTCTGCCTCTGCAGATTTTCGTGGCCGCGCTTCTTGCGCTGTCCCTGTCCACGACAGCGTCCTCATCGCCTGCGCCTGTGAACCGGAGCAGCTGCTACAAGCGTCTATTCAGCTTCGGCGACTCTCTAACTGACACAGGCAACTACATCATCCACTACTCCACCGCGTCAGGGCCCGTCCTAGCGCTGCCATACGGCGAGACCTTTTTCGGCCGCCCCTCCGGCCGTTGGTCCGACGGCCGCCTCATCGTCGACTTCATCG TGGAGAGGCTGGGGTTCCAGTACTGGCCGGCGTACCTGCAGGTGTCAACCAGGAAGCTACCGGCGGAGGAATTCCGGTACGGCGCCAATTTTGCGGTTGCGGCCGCCACGGCGCTGAGCCAGGATTTCTTCCTGAAAAAGAACCTCAGCGTTGACCTGCTTACCCCGAGCCCGATCCCCCCTTACTCCCTCGGCGTCCAGATCGGCTGGTTCAAGAAAGTGCTCGCCATGGTCGCCTCCACGGACCAAG AGAGGAAGGAGTTGATGGCGAGCTCGCTGTTCCTGGTGGGGGAGATCGGCCTCAACGACTACAACCACCCCTTCTTGCAGAACAAGACCCTCGAATGGGTCAGGCCCCTCGTGCCCCAGGTCATCAGGTCCATCGCTATGTCCATCGAGGCTCTGATCGAGCTGGGCGCCAAGACCATGTATGTGCCGGGTATCTTCCCGCTGGGGTGCACCCCGCTgtacctcttcctcttccccgacGACGACCGCGACCATGCCACGGGCTGCCTTCAGAGGCTCAACGACCTCATCCTCGTCCACAACCACATGCTGGAAGCCAAGCTCGAGAAGCTCCGCCGCGACCACCCCAGCGTGTCCATCACCTACGTTGACTCCTACGACAACGTCCTCGGCCTCATCACCGCGCCCACGCAAAACG GGTTCGGCAAGGAAACGGTGTTAGAGGCCTGCTACCCCGTCTTCATTTCGGGATCAGCGGCGGTGCCGTGCCCAGACCCGTCTAGGCACGTAAATTTCGACGGCCTGCACATGACGGAGGCGGTGTACAAGCTCATGGCCCGCGGGATGCTCGACGGCCCGTTCGCCGCGCCGCCCATCATGTCCACATGCAACCATAACTGCTAG